The Coffea arabica cultivar ET-39 chromosome 10e, Coffea Arabica ET-39 HiFi, whole genome shotgun sequence region ttaattatggGAACCAGGAAGATCCAAATAAAGATCAACCTCCATACACAGgaaacaaaatcaagaaacgTAAAAAGCGGACCTTTCTATAAGTGGTGCCATCAGACTCAACAATCCAACCAGCTTCAGCACAGAGAGCCTTCAAGACCTCATTGTTATCACAGTGCTTGGGGAGATTATAATTTCCCTGAGCTCTCAGCCCAGCATAAATCTTAGCCGCAATAGCTCTTCTCCTCCTTTCCCTCCTCCTATtattctccctctccctccatgAAGGCTTCCTCCTCCCATTAACCACGCCACCACTTCCtcctccttctcctcctccacctccaccaccaccgCTGCCACCGGCCGCTGATGATGATGCAGTTGATCCTCCAGCTTCCCACATCATCTTTCTTGCTTTCCGCCTGCCTCCTCTCTGTCCTTCtcgcgcacacacacacacacacacagaaaaACACGCAGAAAACAGTTGCTTTCCCTGTGGTTATGGCCTTTATATGCAAAAAAGGTGGGGGACCCCAGATGGCAGATGGGGCGGCTAGTGCTGGGGGGAAGGAAGAGGCAAAGGAAGGGGTGAAAGGAGAATGGATTGGGAGTACTAGGCCATATACTCTATCGTAGTAGTAGTAGCAGCGTATAATTATATTGCGTTGCAGGGCCTGCAGGGCTCACGAGGAATACGCTTCCCCCTCCTCACTGTCTATGCTTTTCCCCCGACCCAAAGTTTAGACGAATCTCTCTCTGTTTCCTGTCTCTGTGTGTGTGATTGTGTGTTTATGCGTGCGTTGGGTTGTGTATTTATAATTCTTACCTTACTTACTGATGTACGCATAATTTTTTGGACGAAAAATGATGGAAGGGTTCGTTCAGTAAAGCTCAGAAAGAGAAAGGTCTGTTTGGCTGGGCACCTGGATGTTTGGATGGGTTTATGTTGACTGTTGACTTGAGTTTTGGCTGTGAGATATGTGGAAAAGTATGACAGGTGAACGGTCGGGATTCGGGACTGGGTTTCGGTTAAGGGTGTGACTTGCGAGCAGCGTATCGCGCAGGAGAAGATtgaaaaaaaagggcaaatgGTGATGAGTGTGAAAATACTACTGATATCGAGGAAAGGAAGCCGCGTGGAAGAGAGCAGTAACTACTACCACTGCTGCTGCTACAGTAGTACGTACGTTGGAGTGCTGCTTTATGATTGTCTGTATGCTGTAATGAAGCTGATCAGAATTCATCATCAGAAGAAGCTTTAAGAAGAACCCCCGAATTCTGGAACCGATCAGATGGTGATGCGAGTGGCACACAAAAGCTTGCTCAGTGCTCACGCACAGTGCAGAAAAGCTGGgaaaacccccccccccccccccccccccaaaaaaaagaggaaaatggaAAGGGGAATTATCAGGTGTTGTTGCTGCTGCTTTGGATCGGAGATGGGTTGCCTTCAAATAGTTTTGTGCCACATCTGCAACGGGAACCACCTGACCTCATTGGCATTAGCCGGGGCCGCCCAGAGAAGTGAAAACCTGTTGTTGAGattaattaatattttattttactagttTAATTCTTTGCCCAGAGAGTTGATTTTCAAGCATTGTTGAAAAGGGTTCGAAGAGTGGGCTCCAGATTttcacccttttctttttctttttcctttttttcttttttgttaacctcctgctctcttttttttctttttctggttaAATAAAGGAAAGCGTTCTTTTACCTTGGGCTTTATGGTCCATCCGTGGCTGCTTTTTTTTGGGTTGTGAGGGTGAAGCAttggttcatgaatttcctaATGGGCTAAGATTCTATTGGTCTGCGCGAGATGCAATAATCCCCTACCAACATggaaaagagtttttttttttgagtgacaggattttttgggggggggggggcgctAAAGTTGTAAAGTTtatttgtcccaagtcccaatgggctACCCATGCCCAAAAGGACTTTGGGTGGGATGGGTATTGTAATTTGATATTGGATTTAAAATGGGATGCATTCCAATTGTACCCATTATTTGATGGGAAATGTTGGGAAATACCtgggtacccattgggcccAAATATCTTCCCAAAAAATATCATTTATCCAAAAATTCatctctgattttttttttctcttccattttctttcttcacttttctacaaaagaaaaccaattaagtaaaaatgatttcatttaaacaacttaaaaaatacaaagataacaataaaaataaaatgaattgataaaattttggtgtctacaagaatCAATGTTTTACTAACAACTGTTGGCGCCCTTTATGTTGATTTTATGATAATTGTTGAACTATCTACATAGATTTCTATATGCAACCCTGTTATCAATTTTTAATCAACTTCTTCGTTTCTGTGCTAGCTTTATTCAGTATTTAATGTGAATTTCTTTtgtatcaaattttgaaaattttaagaatGTCAGTAAGAATGAATTTGGTGTTAAAAATCTTGTTTCTAGTCCTTGTGTCAGACAACATTATGGGTAAGGTTGGAATATGactgtatatctatcttttcctttatttgttaatccaatttttggtttaATCCAGGGAGAAGATATGTTCATTCTTACCAAAATATTATGTTTTTTTAAAGTAACTGTTTATCGTTTTAGAGTGTAAATGAATTcagaaaaatataaattcacaataaaatcaaaagaaatttaacaaataaaaatattaaagttatataaaaaataaaaaagaattaaaggaaaaaaatatagaaaataaatTTGGGTATTGGgtgggatcaatctaaacccatcccaaagtgatcccgcccaagttagtcccaaaacacatataGGTAAGATTAAACCCAAACCCATATGATTCGGTTTCATTTCgaacccaagcaaatcccgcccattttgccacaTCTAAATTTAACAATTGGGTTTTAACTATTTCAGCTCAATAAAGGATATGTTATAGAGTATCTCATATCGTGAAATGCATATCTAATGTAAATAACAATTGAGATTGTCCGCAGCCTATATATATTAATACGTATCAATAAACCATCAACAAGATTAGCATCCTTAATTTGTTTCTTCACCCTTGCATAGGCTCTCCATATTCCATCCTTAATTTAAACATGGATGATGATATGCCGCTTTTCAGCACTATATTTTGTTCTACCccttcagaaaaaaaaaaaaaagaattacgAAAATTATTGGGTGGTACTCGGACACCCTTTATTTTTTAACAATTGGAGGAACGAAAGGAAACTCGGACACCCTACTCATATTTCAAGTCAATTATGTACATAATCTCCTTAATGCCCTCTGCCAAGCATcatttattccttttttttttttttaatacccGAAATCAAAGCAACCTTAACAAGCCTTCAGCCCGACCGGTCAGTATCTGCGCCATCTCCAGAATCATCTCCAACTTGCCTTCGAACCGTTTATAGTAGAAGATGACGCTAGAGCGCTTTTACCAAGCCCAAAACCATTTTCGAGTTTTACAAGTTCTTGATAAACAGGACCACTGGATTAGGCCGACAGACGAACAAAAGTTAATGGTCTGCCCACTAACCCAAACTTTTAAGTAGCTCTACCCACGGATGATCCACTGCTGTAATTCAATCAAATAATGCTTAGCTGCCTGGTTATTAAACTGACACACAGCTCGCAAACAGGGAACATAACCGACTAAAACAGCAAAGATGGCACCAACAACGTTTATAGGTACCATCTtcctccaaattcaaccatttatccattacaaaatataaatttgtAAACAAAAAGCGAGATGAAGTTACAACAGCATAACAAACATCATCTGCAAGTTCCAGTTTTGCGAGTACCAAAGAACTGTACCAACGCACCATGGAGTATGCTGCAGAATTACCAATGACACGTGGTTTCTTCCCCAAATGTACAGACTTCTGACCTGACAGCACCAGCAATTCATCTCAACTAGATGTTGCCTTCACATACTATACGCAGCGAGGAAAGAACATCTGCCCAACATAGCCACCTGCCATTGCCCTCCTCACATTCGATTCAAACAACTTTGGGTTGTCCCTCAACACAGCAGCTGCATCAGGATTAAGAGGATCTTCGTGATTAGGTTCCTGCACAGAAATAAGCCCAGATTAGAGATGCCATCAAAGCAAAAAGAATAATTCCTCACAAACAGGGAATAAAGGTTACCGTGAAGAGATGATAGAGGCCATAGATAATGGTGTTAATGTTCAGCACAGGTTTCCAGTCTTCTCGAAGGATGTTCAGGCAGACATTTCCTTCCAGGTCGATATTGGGATGATAAACCTGCAATAAGCTTACCCCACTTTAATTGATTTCACAGTTGCAAGATATTAGTACCCAAGATGAAAGTAGAAAGGAAAATTAGGAGCTTGTCTACCTTCGTCTTGCATTTGACCTTTGGAGCTTCATGGGGGTAGATTGGAGAAATTTGGAAAGAGAAGACAAATGTGCCGCCCCTGGATTGTGTGAACAAGGCAAAACATCACACATTGCAATAATGTCTCATGTCAAGGGCTAAAACCATGTCCTCAGAAATCTAATTAATCAGAAAAAATAAAGTTCCTCCTCTTACCAAACACTGGCCACAAAATAAATACTCACAAATAATATCCTTCATCAGGTCGAATTGTAACTTCAAAGTTCATGAGGTCATCCTTGCCATTGGGGAATGCTATTGTACATGTTTTTGGCAAATTGAGTTCACTTATATCTACAGGGAGAAAACACCATCAGTATTATTATTTCCTAATTTCCACCACTAACACCTCATCCAAGTGAAAGAACTTTTACAGGGATGGGTGCGTGGGAATAGAAATAGAGCATAGCCTGTATTTTACTTCATTCTATGGACACAACACCAATaccaataaaaacaaaataaacaaagatCCAATGTGTGCATATGTACAATCAAAGTAACCATGAGGGTTTTCCTAATTTTATCACTAAAACCTAGTAGCTTGATGGCTCCAGTTGGTGTAAGTTGAGGATAGCAACATAATTCGCATAGTACAGGCATGATAAAATCACTTTGATTTGGCACTTCCCAATAATGAAATAGCATCACCTACACTGGGTTGCTCTCTTTGTAAGTGGAAGACCTACATTaagggggttttttttttttgagtcatGATGAAGAAGCAATCAACCAAAGcctttttttggggtttttcaGGTGCTTGAAGATTAAGGAAAAAAGAtgagtttctctcttctttgaagatttttggggttttttttgaatgagaaaaacattttttttttgggaaatggAAGAGAAAAGATACTTGCCGCTAAAGTTCACTCATAAAATTTCATCACCAAAATTAAGTCCTTAGTTCAACAATTTTGCCTAAAACAATTGCATCATAGAGGAGATCAAATAGGATCATGCAGATAAATGCCAAGTTCCAATTTCAGATGTAAATAGAGAATTTTGCATTCTGCAAGTCAAGTTGAAAAGCCCCACGTGTACATAAAGCTCAAGCAAACCAAACAATTTTGGAAGCTCCCACTGCATCACTGGCCCAAAATGGTTTATACAGATTTGAATCATAAAATCCTACTCATCCAGATCATATCACGCGCCTAATGTGTAAGCTTTCTAATGCCAAGTGTCCATTCACATGAATATGACAGAAGTGAAGGTACAGCATCCAATATACTATAATAAAGAATTGCTTTTCAGCATATTAAATGGAAGAGAACGCATAATAGAATGCTAAACTGGTTGATCAAAAGGATGAAACATCCATACTGGTTCCAGGCAGACAGAATTGTCAAGAAAATATGCCACTTCATCAGGATTTTACTATTAGAATCTTTTTACTCAAATCAAAAGGATGAATTTTGAAAACCAGATTTACTGAAATAAGACTAAACTGGTTGTGCATAAGATAGCTTGTAGAATCCTAACAGTCCTCTTATAATCTTTCCAAACCCAAAACTCCAATCAAAAACCTCGGTcaagaaataaaatgataagaaatCCCTGTCTCAGCTTTAGAAGTGCAACTGTCTGTGGCAATATCCAGATGGGTGACAATAGTTTCAATAGTCCGCAAACAAAATGTTCTTGACTACCAATACTGGCACAAAACCTGAATCTTGAATCATACCAAAGAAGATAGAAATCATTTCCTATTAAAACAGAAAGCACTAAGCCAACCGTAAGTCATAAGTCATGCAATGCAAGACGGTAAACAAGTTCTAGCAACTATCCACAAGAATCAGGGGTACGGGTGGTTATGACCTTTGTGAAGACGTAATTCTCCAGCACTTTGCTTCTTCACTGGAGGTTTTCCATTTGCATTTTCAGCAAGTTCCTTCTGCTTTTCCTTCACTTTGAACAGCTTAATCATTGTTCCTACCCAAAAAAGACAacacattttagcaacaattaCAACAATAAGACAACAAGTTTGAGATGTTGTACAACAGTAGCGGTATGTTCATCGTCCCTTGATAACAGAAGGCTACAACAGTGCCTGAATAATACTTGCCAAAAAATCCCAAGAAAAACGTCTCCTTAATTTCCAAAGTAAAAGGCATTCCTCACATAGAAAACCAGATTTTACTACTCAAATGCAAGAATTTACAGGTCATGAGGACACAACAGTTGCTAACTTTAAGTAGATAAGAAACTTCTGAAGTCAGTGAACTAATAATCCTCCTCCGAGCCTTACAGAATCTTTCATCAGTAGATGATGAATAAAATCATCCCAGCAATCATGTTATTGACGTAATCAAAGTTTATGTCTTTTACATGTGATCCTCAGACTCAACCCAAGTACTAGATGATGGTAAAAAGATAACTAGTAAACAAGGCCATAAAAATTACAGTAAGTGAAAAAGGGTTGACCCCTAATGATGCGTAGCAAATCAAACAACACATATAGCGAATCCCAGATGAGCAGAATTTTAAATCCTAGGAAACAAGATCCCAGATCAAATATAGTCTATACAGTACAGAAGAATTAGAAACTCAACTATTCATTAAAACCCAGCTAGGCAAAAGAATCCCAATCATCAAAAAAAATAAGATTGAAGGAAAGGGGGAACAAAAGAGCATCTCCCATAGGTATTaatgcaaaaaattaaaattgaaaaaaacctAGATTTTGTGATCTGACAAAGAATCAACAGCTAGCTATAGCCAAATCCACAAATAAGCGTCAGTATAGAAGAGGAAGGGCGACAACCTGATTGATAAAAAGGCCCAGAGAAAAGCGAAGCGAAAGCTGATTACGAGAATGATGATTGGGGGGTCGGATATTTTAGTACGCGGAGCGAAGTGGGAAAGGAGGATTGGGAGGGGGGCCTGCGATCGGAGAGGGGCTGGAATGGGGACTATTTGTATCAAATTGAGGAGAGAGAATCTGAGAGAAAAAGGGCTGAAAGCGAGTCCactttggtgttttattattctGTTGGATGCTAACCGGAGGCTGGATGACATTTGGTTGAATTAATTTcctctcttttgtttttcctacAAGAAGATTATTCTTATTTGAGCTTCTGTCCTTTAATTGCACTACCTTTTGATATTTGggactttgaaaagaaaataataatgctCATATCATGTCAGGAGAATAAAGTtggaagcagaaaagaacaaagaaTAATAATTTGGAGAACAAAATACTCTCTATTGTGTACCAGGAATTTGTACTATATAATGTTGTGAGAACAATCTGCTAATATGATAGGATTACTATGTCAGAACTGCATTTTGCacaaaatttttacattttttacgAACATATTTTtgaatcacttttttatctcacatgtaTCTATCTATCTGATTGTtacaacatattttttaattaaaaaaaaacccataaaagtagcaatccaaacggagattttcaaattttcttgctCTCTCGATTTTTCTCCCTTTAATTAgagaattttcaattttttaaaaatgtataATGCAAACAAAATACAAAGCAAGGTATGAATGTGATATAAAATTACCAAATAGCATCTTATTGATTCGTGAAAATCTTGTGACAGCTGTAAAGTAAATGAAAATTATCAAGACTAATCCGTTTATAATTTAAATGAAGAAAGATAAGCGATGGAAAACTTGTGCAGAtgttttaagaatttttaaattcttttttctccaCAATACAATTATTCAATTCTTTGGTATTACACCATCTTttattttgctaattttttaaatcatatGGCTTTGTGTTTTTCCTAATAAAATGTGTCATATTCCGATTAAAAAGTATAGGATTATTCTAAAACTATTATATAAGGGTATTAATgtcattttgttaaaattttggatGGAGAATTCATTATTAACGTTTGACTAGTAAATAAAGGGAGCAAAGTGTATATATTTAAAGTTCATGGGGCAAACTGTAATTGACCCTACAtgatattgtgaaaacaaagattGAACCAGCATCTTAAGAATCAATTGCCTATTCAATTTGAAACAAACAAACCCATAATAAGGAAGGCCTTGATAGGGATCGAGATTGAAATAgtaagcctttttttttttttggaaaaaaatgagttaATGTGGTGTTAATATGAAGGATCTGTCTTGAGAATATCCATTAGACATTAATATTCACTAAGGTGTAGCTGACGAGAAGATTTATAAATGCAAAATGAAATTATGGTAATTGTTAGTGTACACATTTATATGATAAATTAAGGTTATGTTTGATAAatcaattcagcacttaaacttaatgaatttaaatttttacaTATTCAGATGCCTTTAATAATCAAAAAGTgcacatctgaattaattaagtggtactgaattttctaggtAAAATTTACACTCAAATTAAAGTggtaagttattcacttatcattgaatgtgatatacactcaaatatattagatttaatacttaataattcaataacttaatatatttaaattttaaatttaagattttaaacttcaatttttaaattttaattttatcaaaggGACCCTAAATGTGATTTAAGTGTCTTTGACAAATCCCCA contains the following coding sequences:
- the LOC113712197 gene encoding NEDD8-conjugating enzyme Ubc12, whose amino-acid sequence is MIKLFKVKEKQKELAENANGKPPVKKQSAGELRLHKDISELNLPKTCTIAFPNGKDDLMNFEVTIRPDEGYYLGGTFVFSFQISPIYPHEAPKVKCKTKVYHPNIDLEGNVCLNILREDWKPVLNINTIIYGLYHLFTEPNHEDPLNPDAAAVLRDNPKLFESNVRRAMAGGYVGQMFFPRCV